The following coding sequences lie in one Maylandia zebra isolate NMK-2024a linkage group LG14, Mzebra_GT3a, whole genome shotgun sequence genomic window:
- the LOC101469159 gene encoding calpain-5: protein MAVPYEGQSFSALRRQCQHKGTLFEDPLFPTSDQSLFYQRNQIGRVTWKRPNELTSDPHLFVDGISAHDLHQGQLGNCWFVAACSSLASREALWQKVIPDWKDQEWDKDKPNSYAGIFHFRFWRFGEWVDVVIDDRLPTVNGQLVYCHSNDSNEFWSALVEKAYAKMYGCYEALDGGNTADALVDFTGGVSEPMDLIENGYKQDEEKQHELFERVLKVHNRGGLISCSIRATTQADMEARLDCGLVKGHAYAVTDVRKVRLGHGLLAYFRSDKLNMIRMRNPWGKREWNGPWSDSSEEWQKVSKSEREKMGVTVEDDGEFWMTFDDFIANFTDLILCRLINTSYLSLHKTWEEAVMRGSWHRHDDPLLNRAGGCTNNKHSFLQNPQYVFDVKKPEDEVLICLQQKDRRATLRGGRGENLAIGFDIHKVELNRTYRMHVTQQKVGGSIYINSRSVFLRIDLKEGRYVIIPTTFDPGLEGDFLLRVFTDVTSDCKELTLDEPQKTCWSGMCGYPSLVTQVHILQADGLAAQDSDGASDPYVIIRCEGQKVCSPVYKNTCSPVFDTKGLFYRKKANQPIGIEIYNNNVLKDSFLGQVTLPAEQGEIKKTFHLKDKGDRRDNDLSGTITVAILTSSILTGI, encoded by the exons ATGGCGGTGCCGTACGAGGGTCAGTCTTTCTCTGCTCTGAGGAGGCAGTGCCAGCATAAAGGAACTCTGTTTGAAGACCCTCTGTTCCCCACCTCCGACCAGTCTCTGTTCTACCAGCGAAATCAAATTGGGCGAGTCACCTGGAAAAGGCCAAAT GAGTTGACCAGCGACCCCCATCTGTTTGTGGACGGCATCAGCGCTCATGACCTGCACCAAGGTCAGCTGGGAAACTGCTGGTTTGTAGCCGCCTGCTCCAGTCTGGCCTCCAGAGAAGCTCTATGGCAgaag gtGATTCCTGACTGGAAGGATCAGGAGTGGGACAAAGACAAACCGAACTCCTACGCCGGGATCTTCCACTTCCGCTTCTGGCGGTTTGGAGAGTGGGTGGACGTAGTGATCGATGACCGGCTCCCCACGGTGAATGGACAGCTGGTGTACTGCCACTCCAACGACAGCAATGAGTTTTGGAGCGCGCTGGTGGAGAAGGCCTACGCCAA gATGTACGGGTGCTACGAAGCTCTGGATGGGGGCAACACGGCCGATGCTCTCGTGGATTTCACGGGAGGCGTGTCCGAGCCGATGGATTTGATAGAGAACGGGTACAAACAAGACGAAGAGAAGCAGCACGAGCTGTTCGAGAGAGTCCTGAAGGTTCACAACAGAGGAGGCCTCATCAGCTGCTCGATCCGG GCGACCACTCAAGCGGACATGGAGGCCAGGCTGGACTGCGGCCTGGTCAAGGGCCACGCCTACGCCGTGACGGACGTCCGCAAGGTGAGGCTGGGCCACGGCCTGCTGGCCTACTTCAGGTCAGACAAACTCAACATGATCCGCATGAGGAACCCCTGGGGGAAGAGAGAGTGGAACGGGCCGTGGAGCGACAG CTCTGAAGAGTGGCAGAAGGTCAGTAAGAGTGAGCGGGAGAAGATGGGCGTCACTGTGGAGGACGACGGAGAGTTCTG gATGACATTTGATGACTTCATCGCCAACTTCACCGACCTCATCCTGTGCCGTCTCATCAACACATCCTACCTGAGTTTACACAAGACCTGGGAGGAGGCGGTGATGCGGGGCTCCTGGCACCGCCACGATGACCCGCTGCTCAACCGAGCTGGGGGCTGCACCAACAACAAGCACTCCTTTCTCCAGAACCCGCAG TACGTGTTTGACGTGAAGAAGCCGGAGGATGAGGTGCTGATCTGTCTGCAGCAGAAGGACCGCAGGGCCACTCTGAGAGGGGGGCGAGGAGAAAACCTGGCGATCGGCTTCGACATACACAAG GTGGAGTTAAACAGGACGTACCGAATGCACGTGACCCAGCAGAAGGTTGGCGGCAGCATCTACATCAACTCAAGGTCTGTCTTCCTGCGCATCGACCTCAAAGAGGGCCGCTACGTCATCATACCCACGACCTTCGACCCCGGCCTGGAGGGAGACTTCCTGCTCCGCGTCTTCACCGATGTCACCTCAGACTGCAA gGAGCTGACTCTGGACGAGCCCCAGAAGACCTGCTGGTCGGGGATGTGTGGTTATCCCTCTCTGGTCACTCAGGTCCACATACTGCAGGCCGACGGACTCGCTGCACAGGACTCAGACGGAG CGTCGGATCCTTACGTGATCATTCGCTGCGAAGGACAGAAGGTCTGCTCGCCGGTCTATAAAAACACGTGCAGTCCCGTCTTCGACACCAAGGGGCTCTTCTACAGGAAGAAAGCAAACCAGCCAATCGGCATCGAG aTCTACAACAACAACGTGCTGAAGGACTCCTTCCTGGGTCAGGTGACGCTGCCCGCCGAACAGGGAGAAATAAAGAAAACGTTCCACCTGAAGGACAAGGGCGATCGCCGTGACAACGACCTCTCTGGTACCATCACTGTTGCGATATTGACGAGCTCGATACTCACCGGTATCTAA
- the ompa gene encoding olfactory marker protein a, which produces MDADEAKSPSNTIVLEFKEDTALTEMMRLRVSSLQRSGQKRQDGERLLLPYEAVYRLDFAIQELNFSRWYFSLSGYGRVTITGICQHWTPDLTNLMTRQLLEPIGTFWRNAGDPEDSQLKCLEADMQEFGERIAELAKVRKVMYFLLAFKDGAEAANLNCSIEFTTEK; this is translated from the exons ATGGACGCTGATGAGGCCAAATCTCCCTCCAACACGATTGTGCTGGAATTCAAAGAAGACACCGCGCTGACAGAG ATGATGCGCCTTCGCGTGTCCTCCCTGCAGCGGTCAGGGCAGAAGCGTCAGGACGGCGAGCGTCTGCTTCTGCCCTACGAGGCCGTGTATCGGCTGGACTTCGCCATCCAGGAGCTGAACTTCTCCCGCTGGTACTTCTCCCTCTCCGGCTACGGCCGCGTCACCATCACCGGTATCTGCCAGCACTGGACCCCCGACCTCACCAACCTGATGACCCGGCAGCTGCTGGAGCCCATTGGAACATTTTGGCGTAATGCCGGCGACCCCGAGGACTCGCAGCTCAAGTGCCTGGAGGCGGATATGCAGGAATTCGGCGAAAGGATTGCAGAGCTCGCCAAAGTCAGGAAGGTCATGTACTTCCTGCTTGCTTTCAAGGACGGGGCCGAGGCGGCGAATCTCAACTGCTCGATCGAGTTCACGACAGAGAAATGA
- the LOC101469446 gene encoding uncharacterized protein LOC101469446 — MLTRWLTFTAFLAVPANPGRGATGQGTLTVAPTCRVKGHPEVELTLHCGDGKDLGVVQYWHTPFGDLHTPGSHGKLDPVVMHHDGSLLVPNTSALHSGLYYCLLQHTEGTTLWPYELHVGHDGQNQKQSSRCAAFRFRRDAGSEEAKQAGVSAELFAGAVAASVLLTFVLGFSIGALSRTHVLRCSGAVRAKLRSPKRGRKCQSDTTDHGPEVSMTTLPPTNENPASENDQVVHNNSAPNLSPPAKPQRSFRHKREEDEPPETTAYLEGCDYKEEEEEDGRCTENRNKGSDKELEEGEKESRFGRLYLIGEDGESQSETDEYEEDKHGSESREVKRSMVQEEEEAAAAAGEEKDGETEISRDSEKSTFESEDEATGGKNKEVTDQGALPPSPPRPARRSRVIRLYQYDEDGQRYGHLPDPGPDAPLPAPRFKQRSVSLTRLSAIMAAASTGPLDQSQQEEG; from the exons ATGTTAACCAGGTGGTTAACTTTCACAGCCTTCCTCGCCGTCCCAGCCAATCCAGGAAGAGGAGCTACCGGCCAGGGCACTCTGACTGTGGCCCCCACCTGCCGGGTCAAAGGTCATCCAGAGGTGGAGTTGACTTTACACTGTGGAGATGGAAAGGACTTAG GTGTGGTCCAGTACTGGCACACCCCCTTTGGAGACCTCCACACTCCTGGTTCCCATGGTAAACTGGACCCCGTCGTCATGCACCATGACGGGAGCCTGCTGGTCCCCAACACCAGTGCTCTCCACAGTGGCCTGTACTACTGCCTCCTGCAGCACACAGAGGGTACTACACTGTGGCCGTATGAGCTCCACGTCGGTCACGATGGTCAAAACCAAAAGCAAAGCAGCCGCTGTGCTGCATTCAGGTTCAGGAGGGATGCTGGGTCTGAGGAGGCGAAGCAGGCAGGTGTTTCAGCCGAGCTGTTTGCAGGAGCTGTGGCTGCATCAGTGCTGCTGACCTTTGTGTTGGGATTCAGCATTGGAGCTTTGAGCAGGACTCatgttctgag GTGTTCAGGGGCAGTCAGGGCAAAGCTGCGGTCACCAAAACGAGGACGAAAGTGCCAAAGCGACACAACCGACCACGGCCCCGAGGTCAGCATGACAACCCTGCCGCCCACGAACGAGAACCCGGCCTCTGAAAATGACCAGGTGGTGCACAACAACTCTGCGCCTAACCTGTCTCCTCCTGCCAAACCTCAGAGAAGCTTCCGGCACAAACGAGAGGAAGACGAGCCACCAGAAACCACTGCATATCTGGAAGGATGTGACtacaaggaggaggaggaagaagatggaAGATGCACAGAGAACAGAAATAAAGGCAGTGATAAGGAGTTAGAAGAGGGGGAGAAAGAGAGCCGGTTTGGTCGCTTGTATCTGATAGGAGAGGATGGAGAGAGTCAAAGTGAAACAGATGAGTATGAGGAGGACAAACATGGAAGCGAGAGCAGGGAGGTGAAGAGGAGTATggtgcaggaggaagaggaggcggcGGCGGCGGCCGGTGAGGAGAAAGATGGTGAGACGGAGATTTCCAGAGATTCTGAAAAGTCAACTTTTGAAAGTGAAGATGAGGCGACAGGAGGCAAAAACAAGGAGGTGACCGATCAAGGAGCGCTGCCGCCCTCCCCACCACGGCCAGCCCGCCGCAGCCGCGTCATCCGCCTGTACCAGTATGACGAGGACGGCCAGCGATACGGCCACCTTCCAGACCCTGGCCCCGACGCTCCTCTCCCCGCCCCCAGATTCAAACAGCGCTCAGTCTCTCTGACGCGCCTCTCCGCCATCATGGCTGCAGCCTCAACAGGGCCACTGGACCAGAGTCAACAGGAAGAAGGATAG